AATACCAGTAAGTGTACTTACCATAGCTAATACAACGCCTAATGCAATTGTAAAACCAGCTACACCGGCAAGTGTTGAACCAGTAGTTCTTCTTGCTGCAATCTTAACGTTTGCAAGCATGTATATAATTAGACATAACATGAGGAACAATTCTGAAATTGTTAAAAAATCCATCTCATCACCCTATGTTTATTCTAACATTTTTTTAATGTATGGCTCAAGAGGGATAATGTCCTCTGTTGAACGAGGTGTTAGAGCGGATACTGTTAAAACGCGATCTTCTTGATTCATATCAATTGTAATAGTACCAGGTGTTAATGTGATAGTATTACTTAGAATAGCAAGAGATACAGGTCTTTTAAGATCAGGTCTAATCTCTAGAACTACAGGATCTACCTCACCCTTGAGACAGCTAGCACTTGTGTCAAGTACTGCTTTTATTATTTCGACTACTAAAACTACGAAAAATTCTATTCCGTAGAATATTCTAGTTAAAAACATAAATTAAACTCCGTTTTTATTATAAAATTTAAATCAATTAGCTATAAAAACTTAATACTTAAAAAAAGAAAAACTTCAAAATTTCAAGTATATAGTATACTTGTTATTTATAAAAACCGACATATTTAATTGTTATGAATTAATTTTTAGGCATACGTAAAAATAGGATGGAATAACGTTATAAAAGTACCATAATGCCACATTGCAAAAATGAAGCAATAATCCATATAACAATGAATATAACAGCCAAAGATCTGTGATAAGTAGTATCAACAAATGGTTTAAACACTTTTATACCCTTAGGCGTCCATAAATCAAGTATTATATGACTAAAACCACCTATAAATAACATTAAAAAGCAAACCTTCCATTGAATTAGAGAGTAATCAACAGGAAATACTAGCAAATAAAGAGCTAATACAACCAAATAAGGTAATAAATACCTTCTACTCACAACAAAATAACCCATTAATGCTAAAATAATAAATAACATCAAACTACTTGGAATACTATATCCCAAATACAAAGATAATCTACTTAATACAGGTATAAATCCCATAAACATTAACATGAAAAGAAATGATAATATAATAACTCCCAATAATGAATGAGTAAAGCCTCTATGTTTAGAAAAATAAAAAAGAACAGCTAATACCAAAATAATCAGAGCAGATAATGACACACCATCAACAAAAAATAATAATAATACAGACAAAACTAATCCTACAATAAACATAGAATATACTTTAATATTATTAGTATTATGATCCATATCAGGAATAGATGCTCCAATCAAAGCAATGAAAAGATAAAAAAAACTTGGAATAAACGGTAGAGCAAATATTATTCCTGCAATAGCATGATTTCTATAAGAAGACACGATAAACACCTATATAACTTTAAAATAATTTAAAAATGAAATCAACTGATTATATGATTCAGCAACACCACTCGGATCAATTTTACATACAGGGGATACACTTTCACATGTAACTGATGGAATACCTCTGAGATTAGATTCATCCTCAACAGAACCCATAATAGTAGATCCTGCCATATAAACTGGTAATAACCGGGAATTTGTATTTTTACAAATATATCTTGCAATCATAGAACTTTCAACTAAGGGTCTTATAGAACAAAACACGCTATTATATCCTGGTTTCTTATTAGGGTCTGTAGAATGACAATCACACAATCCTACAACATTATGAGATAAAGCATAGTCAATAATATACTTAGTTATACCACTATTAGTAGCCTGTCTATTCATATCCTTATAATCAAGAAAACGTGTATTCTGCATAGTAGCCTTAGGAATAAGAAATGGAACAATATATAATTTACATCTTAAATTCCATTCACCATTGAGTATTTCCTCCATGAATTTGATTACAGCTATCTGCGGTGCTAATTCATCCCCATGAACACCGGCAATAATCATTAAACTCTTATTACCTGTTCCCACATCATACACGATAGATCCCTTACGAGTTTCAGAAACATATCTCATTAAAGCATTATTCTCAGTAAACCCTTCATTATTAAAATAATTCTTGATAACAGGATTATTGAAAATATCCCCCTTCGTCTCTGAATCTATAAGATTATACTCAAATTTATCAGACATAATATCTTCCTTAATTAATAATATTGTTAAAAACAGTATATTATCTTTTACAAAAAAGAAGGCTAATACCCTCATAAAAATAATATCTATAGAATAATCATTTAATATAAAAACTATTATTACAAATTAAGGTAATATATTAATATATAATACATTAATTTTTCTAAAAAAAATTAATAATTTAAGATTATAATAGGATTCTCATGAAAACAGTAATGAAATCTATTAACTAAGACAAAATAATTAAAGGTGAAAAAATGGACAAAGTTGTATTAGCATTCAGTGGTGGATTAGATACATCAGTATGTGTAAAACTATTAGAAGAAAAATATGACATGGAAGTAATAACCGCATGCGTAGATGTAGGACAGCCAGAAGACGAAATAAAAAGACCCGAGGAAGCTGCAAAAAAAATAGGATCAGCAAAACATTTCACAATAGATGCAAAAGATGAGTTTGCAAAAGATTATGCATTCAGATGCATAAAAACAAATGCATTATATGAAGGATATCCATTAAGCACAGCATTTGCAAGACCATTAATAGCAAAAAAAATTGTTGAAATAGCAAAACAAGAAGGTGCAACAACAATAGCACACGGATGTACTGGTAAAGGAAACGACCAATTCAGATTCGAAGCAACAATCAGATCAGAGTCAGACCTTGACATTGTAGCTCCAGTAAGAGATTACAACCTCACCAGAACAGAAGAACAAAATTATGCAAGAGAACATGGAATACCTCTCCCATCTGAGAAAATATACAGTATAGATGAAAACCTCTGGGGAAGATCAATAGAAGGTGGATTACTAGAAAACCCTGCAACAGCAGCACCTGAAGACATATATGCATGGACCAAATCAACAACAGAAGCACCAGACACCCCACAAATTGTTAAAATAGAATTTGTAAATGGTGAACCAGTAAAAATTGATGATGAAGAATTAGCACCAGTAGCTCTCATAAGAAAAGCAAATGAAATAGCAGGAAATAATGGTATTGGTAGAATAGACATGATTGAAGACAGAATTATTGGTCTTAAATCAAGAGAAAACTATGAAACCCCTGGTGCATTATTACTCATAACAGCACATCAAGCACTAGAAAAATTAATATTCAGTAGAGAAGAAATTAAATTCTCAGAAAAAATCAGCCAAAAATATGCTGAACTAGTATACAACGGACATTGGAACGAACCATTACGTGAAGATTTAGATGTAATCAACGACCACATGCAAAGAAGAGTAACTGGTACTGTTGAAGTAAGATTACACAAAGGATCTATGAAAGTTATCACAAAAGAATCTCCATTTGCATTATACAATGAAGAAAATGTATCATTTGATGATAAAGGTATAGATCAAAGAGAAATGATTGGTATGGTAAAATACCACGATATTCAAGGTGCAGAATACTCTAAAGTAAATAAAGAATAATTTTGTTCTATATTTATCTTCCTAAACTCCCCTTTTTTTAAAAAAAAATATCATTTTTGTTTTTGTAAATTAAACTTATTTTATATCCTGTTGAACAGGATATTAAGACAATCTTACTTGTTAATTCTATTTTTTCAATTTTTAGATAATTCCAGTAAAACTAATTAATTTCTATTCAAGAATTTCGAAAGTAAAAATAGTTAGATTGTATAACTCAGAAAAAATAATCAAAAGTAGTAATCTCCTTTATTATTTCATGATTACTTAGTATTATATTCATTAAAAAAAAACACTTATTATCCCTTGTATTTCATGAAGATTATTTATCATTATAGCTACAAGCAATTAATTTAAGAATAAAAATTAGATTTGAATATAAAAAAATAGGAGAATAGATTATGTTTGAAATTAAAATCTATTCTATTAAACCTTGATTTCTAAGGTATTGTGTAAAACTTTCCTCATCTTCAGAAACTGTTTCTTCTGCTTTTTCTTCAGAGGTTTCCTCTACTTCTTCTTCAGGTGTAGCTTCTACATCCTCTGCTTCTGAAACTTCTTCTGTTACTTTTGGTGATAGTTTTTCTAATTGTTCAAGACAGTCTTCTGCAGCTTGAGCAATAGGGTCAACAACCATAGATACTGGTGGAGCATATGAGAATTCCATTGATACTACTTCATCACATTTGAGTTTTTGTAGTATTATAACAGACATTGTATCTACTTTTTCTGCTACAGCTTCTTGTCCAAACATTTGACAGCCTATAATGGTTCCATCTAATTTTGAAACTAGTTTAATGTGTAATGGTTTACTTCCTGGGTAGTATCTTGCTCTGGATAATGTGTCTATTTCACTTACAACAACGTCTATTCCTGCTTTTTCAGCTGCTTGTTGTGTTAATCCTACTGCACCCATTTCCATTTGTCCTATTTGGGATACTGTTGAATTTAGTACAGGTTTAAATGATATGTCATGACCTGTTAAGTGTTTTGCTAGGATGATTCCTTGTCTTACTGCTGTTGTTCCAAGAGGTGATAATGTTATATCTCCAGTTATAGCATCTACAACTTGAACACAATCTCCTACTGCATATACATTTTCTACAGATGTTTCCATATGATCATTTACTTCTATTGCAAATTTACCCATTTTACAACCAATACTCTCTGCTAATTCGGTTTGTGGTCTTACACCAGTTGATAATATAACTAAGTCTGCTGGTCTTTCAACCCCATCTATTGTTACAGATTCTACTTTTGTTTCACCATTGATTGATTCAACTGCTGAACCTGTAAATACTGTTACACCTTTACTTTCTAAGTATTCCTGGAATTTATCAGACATTTCTTTATCAAATGATCTTGGGAATAGTTGAGGTACCATTTCTGCTATTGTAACATTTAATCCTCTGTGAGCTAATTCTGTACCTAATTCTAGTCCTATAGCTCCTCCACCAACTAATACTGCGTTTTCAACGTTGTCTAGGTAGTTGAGAATTTGTTGTCCATCTTCTACTGTTCTTACTTTGAATACTCCTTGAAGGTCTTTTCCTGGAATTGGTGGTGCAAATGGTTTTCCACCTGTTGCTATTACGAGTTTGTCATATTTTAGGTTTTGTTTATTACCATCTTTATCCTCGTATACTAGTTCAGTTATATCATTATTTATTTGGACTACTTTAGTCTCTGTCATTATTCTTATATTTTTACGCATGTATTCTCCGGGTTTGTGCATTATAATATCATCAAAACTGTCTATGTGTCCCCCAATTACGTATGGTATTGCACATGGAGAATAAGCTACATTTTTCTGAGTTGTAAATACTATTATCTGAGATTCTTTATCATATTTTCTTATATTAGATGCAGTGGTTAAACCTGCAGCACCTGCACCTATTATTACTATATTCAATCATGTCACCTGTACTAAAATTATATTAATTATATATCTAAAAGTTATATCTATTATTATTTTGGTTTTCTACTTTGAAGCTTGTTTTCTTTATTCAAGTAATCCTCTTAAAGTTGATGCAAATTCTGATTCTACTATTGTTTTTGAACCTAGTGTTTTTGAATGAGCATCTAATTCTGTTATTACATTATCAAATCCTAATTCTCTTAAGGGTTTAGCTAATCTTGGACCATCCGTTACAGCTATTGTTTTTCCGGGTATTTCTTTTGGATCTACAGCATGTGGAACTCCTAGTATTATTGTTATATTAGAATTTAATTCTTTAAGGATTTTTTCTGCTTCTATTCCTGTTACGGGGTATTCATCCAGTCCACCTGTTGTATAATCTATTTGTTTATCTATAGTTCGGTTTACTTCTTCCGCATGATGTCTTATGTAAGGTAATCCTACTTTTTCATCGGTATTTGATATGAATGTTGGTGTGTTTTCGGGATATATTTTTGTCCATGGTATTGTCATTATATCAGCAAAGAGATAACTTGTCTCTTTCTTTGCATTTAATACTATTGTTACTTTTTTATTATCATCTAATGCCTGAATTATTTTTTGAGCTACTTGAACTTTGTTATCTCCATAGTCAGGTTTTATGTACTCTCCTTTAGCCATTCCTCTTGTTTTTTCTAGTTCTGTAGCTTTTCTTAACATTGCAGATTGTCTTTCAACTTCTTCTTTACTTATTATTCCGGATTTCTCTGCTGCTTTTAATGTTAGTATTGCTCCAGCTGTATTATCTCCTGCATCAAATCCGCCGTGAGTTTCTACTACAATAATATTACAATCCACATCTGCTTCTTTTGCAGCTTTTCTCATGTTTTCCCCAATAATCATACTTGCACATGTTCCAACTATACCCATATTCTCAGGGTGGAATGCTTCATATGCTTCTTTGATAGTGTTAGTTAATTTTTCTTTTGCACCGAAAATGAAGTCATTTTCACTCATTGCTGTTGTGAGTACTCTTATTCCTTCATCTTCCAGGAGTCTTCCTGTTCTAAAGCAACACCCTGCCGGTCCATGCATTATTATAACATCGACTTCAAGGTCTCGTAATGTATATAATGCTGCTGCTATTGGGCTTGGTCTTGGATGTATCATAACATTTCACCCTTCTTTAATCTGTATTGACCTACGCTACTATATTCTTTATCTTTGAATTTTTCAGAGTCCAGTAGTGGTAGTGCTGTTATTATTACTTTCTCTACTTTTTCAGGGTCTATATTTTTATATTCAGGATTATCTGTCATTATAATAATACAATCCGCATCATATGCTTCATCTAATGTTATTTTCTTTGCACCGTGTTGTTCAATTAATTCTTCAGATATTTTATCATCATGTACCCAGACTTCAACATCCCTGCTTACAAAATCATCTATTAATATTAATGATGCATTATCTTTCTCGGTTTTTAATGTATCATCATTTGTTACTCCCAATACTGCTACTGTGGTCTCAAACATTGCAAGATGTTCTTTTAAGTATAATTCCTTCTCAGCCATGTAAGCCATATGATATGCTACATAATTATTAGTACTTCTTGTTGTCTCAGATAACTGTGATGCTTCACCATACTCATCTGCTAATTTAACTATTTCTTCAGAATTTCTAATTGTTTTATTATCTAACACTGGCTGAGGATATAATAAATTAACATTTTCATCCAAATTTGCCATATCTATTGCTTCTATTAAATCAACTGTAAGTGCCTCTGATAATATTGCTGTCTGATTTGACAGTGCTATTAAGGTATCCCTGTATGCTGATTGTAGTATTGGTATTATTTCTGCTGACTGAATATGTTTTACTGTCTTTATTTCATCACCCCTATTCTCATATAGATTAATTGTTCTTTCTAGACTAGTTTCATTCTTTCCAGCAGCTACCCTGACATTTTCTGTTATTTTTGTTGTGTAGGCTAGGTTTATATCAGGAATTAATTCATATTCATCGATTATTTTTGACATTTTATATACTGTCCTTGGTGGTACTACTGTGTCAAAAATCATTACTGCATCTTCACGTATACTATCTCTTATCTCAGTACATGCTTCTTTTAGTGGTGTTATATCATATTCTCCATTTATTATACAGTTTTGTGTGAATATAATATTATCTGCATTGGAAAATATTTCTAGTGAGCTTTCTTTTGGAAGATCTGTTTCTATGTCTCCAGTTTTATCATAGATTATTATTTCATCTGAATTAATCTTTTCATATCCTGTTAAATCAGTTTCATTATTTGGATATATTATTGTCTTCATGAATTATACTTCCTTGAACTATTTTACTTATTTGAGATAATACTTATAATATCATTCTGTTTTAGTTCTTGATCACTTGCTATCCTCATATTCTTTCTTGCATCAATAGCATGTGTAAATCCCTCACCAATATCTGTGTGGATACAGTATGCTAAA
This genomic interval from Candidatus Methanosphaera massiliense contains the following:
- a CDS encoding Na+/H+ antiporter subunit E, translated to MFLTRIFYGIEFFVVLVVEIIKAVLDTSASCLKGEVDPVVLEIRPDLKRPVSLAILSNTITLTPGTITIDMNQEDRVLTVSALTPRSTEDIIPLEPYIKKMLE
- a CDS encoding metal-dependent hydrolase; protein product: MSSYRNHAIAGIIFALPFIPSFFYLFIALIGASIPDMDHNTNNIKVYSMFIVGLVLSVLLLFFVDGVSLSALIILVLAVLFYFSKHRGFTHSLLGVIILSFLFMLMFMGFIPVLSRLSLYLGYSIPSSLMLFIILALMGYFVVSRRYLLPYLVVLALYLLVFPVDYSLIQWKVCFLMLFIGGFSHIILDLWTPKGIKVFKPFVDTTYHRSLAVIFIVIWIIASFLQCGIMVLL
- a CDS encoding succinylglutamate desuccinylase/aspartoacylase domain-containing protein, which gives rise to MSDKFEYNLIDSETKGDIFNNPVIKNYFNNEGFTENNALMRYVSETRKGSIVYDVGTGNKSLMIIAGVHGDELAPQIAVIKFMEEILNGEWNLRCKLYIVPFLIPKATMQNTRFLDYKDMNRQATNSGITKYIIDYALSHNVVGLCDCHSTDPNKKPGYNSVFCSIRPLVESSMIARYICKNTNSRLLPVYMAGSTIMGSVEDESNLRGIPSVTCESVSPVCKIDPSGVAESYNQLISFLNYFKVI
- a CDS encoding argininosuccinate synthase, translated to MDKVVLAFSGGLDTSVCVKLLEEKYDMEVITACVDVGQPEDEIKRPEEAAKKIGSAKHFTIDAKDEFAKDYAFRCIKTNALYEGYPLSTAFARPLIAKKIVEIAKQEGATTIAHGCTGKGNDQFRFEATIRSESDLDIVAPVRDYNLTRTEEQNYAREHGIPLPSEKIYSIDENLWGRSIEGGLLENPATAAPEDIYAWTKSTTEAPDTPQIVKIEFVNGEPVKIDDEELAPVALIRKANEIAGNNGIGRIDMIEDRIIGLKSRENYETPGALLLITAHQALEKLIFSREEIKFSEKISQKYAELVYNGHWNEPLREDLDVINDHMQRRVTGTVEVRLHKGSMKVITKESPFALYNEENVSFDDKGIDQREMIGMVKYHDIQGAEYSKVNKE
- a CDS encoding NAD(P)/FAD-dependent oxidoreductase, which encodes MNIVIIGAGAAGLTTASNIRKYDKESQIIVFTTQKNVAYSPCAIPYVIGGHIDSFDDIIMHKPGEYMRKNIRIMTETKVVQINNDITELVYEDKDGNKQNLKYDKLVIATGGKPFAPPIPGKDLQGVFKVRTVEDGQQILNYLDNVENAVLVGGGAIGLELGTELAHRGLNVTIAEMVPQLFPRSFDKEMSDKFQEYLESKGVTVFTGSAVESINGETKVESVTIDGVERPADLVILSTGVRPQTELAESIGCKMGKFAIEVNDHMETSVENVYAVGDCVQVVDAITGDITLSPLGTTAVRQGIILAKHLTGHDISFKPVLNSTVSQIGQMEMGAVGLTQQAAEKAGIDVVVSEIDTLSRARYYPGSKPLHIKLVSKLDGTIIGCQMFGQEAVAEKVDTMSVIILQKLKCDEVVSMEFSYAPPVSMVVDPIAQAAEDCLEQLEKLSPKVTEEVSEAEDVEATPEEEVEETSEEKAEETVSEDEESFTQYLRNQGLIE
- the cfbD gene encoding Ni-sirohydrochlorin a,c-diamide reductive cyclase catalytic subunit, coding for MHPRPSPIAAALYTLRDLEVDVIIMHGPAGCCFRTGRLLEDEGIRVLTTAMSENDFIFGAKEKLTNTIKEAYEAFHPENMGIVGTCASMIIGENMRKAAKEADVDCNIIVVETHGGFDAGDNTAGAILTLKAAEKSGIISKEEVERQSAMLRKATELEKTRGMAKGEYIKPDYGDNKVQVAQKIIQALDDNKKVTIVLNAKKETSYLFADIMTIPWTKIYPENTPTFISNTDEKVGLPYIRHHAEEVNRTIDKQIDYTTGGLDEYPVTGIEAEKILKELNSNITIILGVPHAVDPKEIPGKTIAVTDGPRLAKPLRELGFDNVITELDAHSKTLGSKTIVESEFASTLRGLLE
- a CDS encoding UDP binding domain-containing protein encodes the protein MKTIIYPNNETDLTGYEKINSDEIIIYDKTGDIETDLPKESSLEIFSNADNIIFTQNCIINGEYDITPLKEACTEIRDSIREDAVMIFDTVVPPRTVYKMSKIIDEYELIPDINLAYTTKITENVRVAAGKNETSLERTINLYENRGDEIKTVKHIQSAEIIPILQSAYRDTLIALSNQTAILSEALTVDLIEAIDMANLDENVNLLYPQPVLDNKTIRNSEEIVKLADEYGEASQLSETTRSTNNYVAYHMAYMAEKELYLKEHLAMFETTVAVLGVTNDDTLKTEKDNASLILIDDFVSRDVEVWVHDDKISEELIEQHGAKKITLDEAYDADCIIIMTDNPEYKNIDPEKVEKVIITALPLLDSEKFKDKEYSSVGQYRLKKGEML